Proteins encoded within one genomic window of Bacillus sp. 1NLA3E:
- a CDS encoding UDP-N-acetylmuramoyl-tripeptide--D-alanyl-D-alanine ligase, with protein MINRNLKQIEKMISVENDLSSFADVEISGVCIDTRKISHGNLFIPFKGEKADGHCFVEQALKQGAAAALWQKDVPNPPLHLPIVVVEDTLAALQELAKSYRNELDIKVIGITGSNGKTTTKDMTANLLSLKYKVQKTEGNYNNHIGLPLTILGLDEDTNVAVLEMGMSGRGEIQFLTKLARPDAVIITNIGESHLLDLGSREGIAEAKLEIISGLAEDGLIVYLGDEPLLRNRLENTGERNVKTFGRNENNDLYPIEMSQNDKGNLFKINGVSEMFSLPVLGTHNVLNALAAMLTAAYFGVPFEKMNVGFASLKLTNMRMELVDGENGEKIINDAYNASPTSMNAAIELISNLSGYQKKILVLGDMLELGPQEEEFHFKIGQSIDPNKIDYVFTYGPLGKKIAEGAETVLPQARILSFSDKQTLIDELKKHTDDRTLLLVKASRGMRLEEVVTSLQKK; from the coding sequence ATGATAAACAGGAACCTAAAACAGATTGAAAAAATGATTTCGGTTGAAAACGATTTGTCATCCTTTGCTGATGTCGAGATCAGCGGTGTGTGCATTGATACTCGGAAAATTAGCCATGGAAATTTATTTATCCCTTTTAAAGGGGAAAAGGCAGACGGGCACTGCTTTGTTGAACAAGCACTTAAACAAGGTGCAGCTGCGGCCTTATGGCAAAAGGATGTTCCAAATCCACCACTGCACCTGCCGATCGTAGTGGTCGAGGATACGCTTGCCGCATTGCAGGAGTTAGCAAAAAGTTATCGAAATGAGTTAGATATTAAGGTAATTGGGATTACTGGTAGTAATGGAAAAACGACAACAAAGGATATGACTGCCAATCTCCTCTCCCTTAAATATAAAGTGCAAAAAACGGAAGGGAATTATAATAACCATATTGGCCTCCCATTAACCATTCTAGGGCTTGATGAGGACACGAATGTGGCAGTACTTGAAATGGGTATGAGCGGACGGGGAGAAATTCAATTTTTAACGAAATTGGCAAGACCTGATGCCGTCATCATAACCAATATAGGTGAATCTCACTTATTAGATCTCGGTTCTAGAGAAGGTATAGCCGAGGCGAAGCTTGAGATCATCTCTGGACTGGCTGAAGATGGATTAATTGTCTACCTTGGTGATGAACCGTTGCTGAGAAATCGCTTGGAAAACACCGGTGAAAGAAATGTCAAAACGTTTGGAAGAAATGAAAATAATGATCTATATCCAATTGAAATGAGTCAAAATGATAAAGGCAATCTCTTTAAAATTAACGGGGTAAGTGAGATGTTCTCATTACCGGTATTAGGAACTCATAATGTGCTAAATGCACTTGCAGCCATGTTAACTGCTGCTTATTTTGGTGTTCCTTTTGAAAAGATGAATGTTGGATTTGCAAGCTTAAAGTTAACCAATATGAGGATGGAGCTTGTTGATGGTGAAAATGGTGAGAAAATCATTAACGATGCCTATAATGCCAGCCCTACATCCATGAATGCCGCGATAGAGCTTATTTCCAATCTGTCAGGTTACCAGAAAAAAATTCTCGTCCTAGGTGATATGCTTGAGCTCGGGCCACAGGAAGAAGAATTTCATTTTAAAATTGGTCAGTCAATAGACCCAAATAAAATTGATTATGTGTTTACTTATGGACCGCTTGGGAAAAAGATAGCTGAAGGGGCTGAAACAGTGCTACCACAAGCACGAATCCTTTCCTTTTCCGATAAACAGACACTGATCGATGAATTGAAAAAACACACAGACGATCGCACGTTGCTTCTCGTTAAAGCATCCCGGGGAATGAGATTAGAGGAAGTAGTAACTTCACTTCAAAAAAAATAA
- a CDS encoding PH domain-containing protein, translating to MLMEPQTRISGRALKVWRIHGALNSIFALLILGGILTLAIIFEWPVWIMAIAVIAMGSYTYVFILVMPKLKWKRWRYEVRESEIELQHGVIFTRRTLIPMIRVQHVDTNQGPLLKKYNLATVAISTAATTHEIPALDIEEAEELRFKIGKLARVADEDV from the coding sequence ATGTTAATGGAACCGCAGACAAGAATATCTGGACGGGCACTAAAGGTATGGAGAATCCATGGAGCACTGAACTCGATATTTGCCCTACTTATTTTGGGAGGGATATTGACCTTAGCCATTATTTTTGAATGGCCTGTTTGGATTATGGCGATAGCAGTCATCGCTATGGGAAGCTATACATACGTGTTTATCCTCGTTATGCCTAAACTAAAATGGAAGCGCTGGCGGTATGAAGTAAGAGAAAGTGAAATTGAACTGCAACATGGGGTTATTTTTACAAGAAGAACCTTGATCCCAATGATTCGTGTTCAGCATGTTGATACAAACCAAGGCCCGCTATTGAAAAAATATAACTTGGCGACCGTGGCCATTTCGACTGCGGCAACAACCCATGAAATACCGGCTTTGGATATCGAAGAAGCGGAAGAACTTCGATTCAAAATAGGAAAATTGGCGAGGGTAGCTGATGAGGATGTCTGA
- a CDS encoding DEAD/DEAH box helicase: MFQDLGLSPAMMKSIKKMGFEEATPIQAETIPLSLENKDLIGQAQTGTGKTAAFGIPLIEKVDKDADYIQGIVVAPTRELAIQVSEELYKIGYGKRVRVLPIYGGQDINRQIRALKKNPHIIVGTPGRLIDHINRKNLRLDRVHTAILDEADEMLNMGFIEDIEAILSQIPAERQTLLFSATMPMPIQRMAEKFMKEPQVVRVKTKEMTVSSVEQFYVEVQERNKFDVLTRLLDIQSPELAIVFGRTKRRVDELAEALNLRGYMAEGIHGDLSQAKRLSVLKKFKEGSIDVLVATDVAARGLDISGVTHVYNFDIPQDPESYVHRIGRTGRAGKTGVALTFVTHREKSYLSVVERTTKRKMEKMVPPTVDQALEGQQKAVVEKILQTIEANNLQYYKEAADELLDQQDPSTVVAAMLKMLVKPDTASVQLTEESPLPQRRDRKPNDRDQRRSNDYNSRKKGPSNHRTGGAKRTNHSSSKPTKTFK; this comes from the coding sequence ATGTTTCAAGATTTGGGCCTTAGCCCAGCAATGATGAAATCAATTAAAAAAATGGGTTTTGAGGAAGCTACTCCAATTCAAGCAGAAACGATCCCGTTAAGTTTAGAAAATAAAGATCTAATTGGTCAAGCGCAAACTGGTACGGGGAAAACGGCAGCATTCGGAATCCCACTTATTGAAAAGGTAGATAAGGATGCTGATTACATTCAAGGGATTGTAGTAGCACCGACACGTGAGCTTGCGATTCAAGTATCGGAAGAGTTATACAAGATCGGATACGGAAAAAGGGTTCGTGTTCTCCCTATTTATGGTGGGCAGGACATCAACCGCCAAATCCGTGCTTTGAAAAAAAACCCACATATTATCGTGGGGACACCTGGTCGTTTGATTGACCACATTAATCGTAAAAACCTTCGTTTGGACCGTGTTCACACAGCTATTCTTGATGAAGCAGACGAAATGCTTAACATGGGTTTTATTGAGGATATTGAAGCAATCTTATCCCAAATTCCTGCTGAACGACAAACACTATTATTCTCAGCAACCATGCCGATGCCAATTCAAAGAATGGCCGAAAAGTTCATGAAGGAACCTCAAGTGGTTCGTGTGAAAACAAAAGAAATGACTGTATCTTCTGTTGAGCAATTTTATGTGGAAGTACAAGAAAGAAATAAGTTTGATGTTCTGACTAGATTACTTGATATCCAATCGCCAGAACTCGCAATCGTGTTTGGAAGAACGAAGCGACGCGTGGATGAATTGGCAGAAGCACTTAATTTAAGAGGCTATATGGCGGAAGGAATCCACGGGGATTTGAGCCAAGCTAAGCGTCTTTCGGTGTTGAAGAAATTTAAAGAAGGCTCGATAGATGTTCTTGTAGCTACTGATGTCGCAGCCCGCGGTTTAGATATTTCTGGTGTTACCCATGTCTATAATTTTGATATTCCTCAGGATCCAGAAAGCTATGTTCATCGTATTGGCCGTACTGGACGTGCCGGTAAGACAGGTGTGGCATTGACATTTGTAACTCATCGAGAAAAATCATATTTAAGTGTCGTAGAAAGAACGACAAAACGTAAAATGGAAAAGATGGTTCCACCAACAGTAGACCAGGCTCTTGAAGGTCAACAAAAAGCGGTGGTCGAGAAAATTCTACAGACAATTGAAGCAAATAATTTGCAATATTATAAGGAAGCTGCTGATGAATTGCTTGATCAGCAAGATCCAAGTACAGTAGTTGCGGCTATGTTAAAAATGTTAGTAAAGCCAGATACTGCGTCAGTTCAATTGACAGAAGAAAGCCCACTTCCGCAAAGACGAGACCGGAAGCCAAATGATCGTGATCAACGAAGAAGTAATGATTACAACAGCAGAAAAAAAGGTCCAAGCAATCACCGCACAGGTGGTGCGAAGCGCACTAATCATAGCAGTTCAAAACCAACTAAAACTTTTAAATAA
- a CDS encoding PH domain-containing protein, which produces MSEPKRLHPVAVISTVLKQLKDMIFPILAFTVFGGRGSERGIFSLLIPLAVIIFALITGIISWLRFTYRIEEGELRVESGVFVRKKRYIPLERIQSLDQSEGILHRVFGLVKLKVETAAHGGNGNEDAEAVFAAISKEEARQFQAILSAVKSSGTSIEADSAPESNVIYKISPKELILLATTSGGVGVIMSAIIAFLSQFDEIIPFERVFKRFESLIENGIVLVSTLVFIGFLLVWILALIGTMIKYAQFTVTKTADDLVISRGLIEKRQITVPLNRIQSIRITQNLLRQPFGYGTVYLENAGGSAENGDLAKVMMLPIVSRTKIQEILGEWLPEYNFNPKLQPAPKRALKRYLLKGWLVILPIVIIPPFVSRPWGWLAFLLVLPVSYIQYLSYRDVGWSIEDDQLTLRYRRMIKHIVFMKKKKIQSLRTDESFFQRKNQLQSIHALVKSGLGGGGGRVVDVEREDAAMVFKWFSHDKR; this is translated from the coding sequence ATGTCTGAGCCAAAACGACTACACCCAGTTGCTGTTATATCCACAGTTTTAAAACAATTGAAAGATATGATTTTTCCGATTCTTGCTTTCACCGTATTTGGTGGTAGAGGTTCGGAAAGAGGGATCTTTTCATTGTTGATACCCCTTGCTGTTATTATTTTTGCGTTGATTACAGGTATTATCTCGTGGCTTCGATTTACTTACCGGATTGAAGAGGGTGAACTCCGGGTTGAATCTGGTGTATTTGTAAGAAAAAAACGATATATTCCGCTTGAGCGAATCCAAAGCCTTGATCAATCAGAAGGAATTCTTCATCGTGTATTTGGACTGGTTAAGCTAAAAGTTGAAACAGCGGCGCATGGAGGGAATGGCAATGAAGATGCTGAAGCCGTATTTGCAGCCATTTCAAAAGAAGAGGCTAGACAATTCCAAGCAATCTTATCTGCAGTGAAAAGTTCAGGTACAAGTATAGAGGCTGATTCAGCACCTGAGTCGAATGTCATTTATAAAATTTCTCCAAAGGAGTTAATATTGTTGGCCACCACATCTGGTGGAGTGGGCGTAATTATGTCAGCAATAATCGCCTTCCTATCACAATTTGATGAGATCATTCCGTTTGAACGTGTGTTTAAGCGATTTGAAAGTTTGATTGAGAATGGAATAGTATTGGTAAGCACGCTCGTGTTTATCGGATTTTTATTGGTTTGGATCCTTGCGTTAATTGGAACGATGATAAAATACGCCCAGTTTACCGTGACGAAAACTGCAGATGATTTGGTGATTTCTAGGGGATTAATCGAGAAAAGGCAAATCACCGTTCCATTAAACCGAATTCAATCAATTAGGATAACGCAGAACCTGCTGAGGCAACCGTTTGGCTATGGAACGGTTTATTTAGAGAATGCGGGAGGATCGGCTGAGAATGGTGATTTGGCAAAAGTGATGATGCTTCCGATAGTAAGTAGAACCAAGATTCAAGAAATATTAGGGGAGTGGCTACCAGAATACAATTTTAATCCTAAGCTTCAGCCCGCTCCGAAACGGGCTTTAAAGAGGTATCTTTTAAAAGGATGGCTGGTGATTTTGCCGATTGTGATCATTCCACCTTTTGTGAGTAGACCATGGGGATGGCTAGCCTTCCTGTTGGTCTTGCCGGTTTCATACATTCAATATCTGTCCTATCGCGATGTAGGATGGAGTATTGAAGATGATCAGCTTACCCTAAGATATCGCCGAATGATCAAGCATATTGTGTTTATGAAAAAGAAGAAAATACAATCGCTGCGAACTGATGAAAGCTTTTTTCAAAGGAAAAACCAACTCCAGTCCATTCATGCTTTAGTCAAATCAGGACTTGGCGGAGGGGGAGGTAGAGTTGTGGATGTTGAACGTGAGGATGCTGCGATGGTCTTCAAATGGTTTTCGCATGATAAGAGATAA
- the hemY gene encoding protoporphyrinogen oxidase has product MDKKKVIIVGGGITGLSAAYYLQKEAQEKALPIEIKLIEASNRVGGVIETVKKDGFVIEKGPDSIIARKKSGLNLIEELGLKDKVISNTAGKSFILVDGKLHTMPEGSFMGIPTKVTPFAFSGLFSPLGKLRAAGDFVLPKGKPQSDQSLGKFFRRRLGNEVVENLIEPLLAGIYAGDIDNLSLMSLFPNFYQMEQDYRSLVLGLKKTMPEPPKTAKKPGAKKGMFISLSTGLEEIVVQLEKRLEGSIMKGTAVDKVKKTADGYEVTLSNGTVEKADSVIITTDHFHAQRMLAEYSFMDSFKQMPSTSVANVAIAFPKSAIKQDIDGSGFVVSRNSDYRITACTWTHKKWPGSTPEGMALLRCYVGKPKDQEAVNLSDEEIIKIVLKDLNKTMDITEKPLFHVVTRWKKSMPQYTVGHKERMKTVKESLSEELPGVFLAGGSFEGVGIPDCIDQGIGAMKKVLDFL; this is encoded by the coding sequence ATGGATAAAAAGAAGGTAATCATTGTTGGTGGCGGTATTACAGGTTTATCTGCCGCTTATTATTTACAAAAGGAAGCTCAAGAAAAAGCTTTGCCGATTGAGATCAAATTGATTGAAGCAAGCAACCGTGTTGGTGGTGTGATTGAAACGGTCAAGAAAGACGGATTTGTGATTGAAAAAGGACCGGATTCGATCATTGCTCGGAAAAAGAGCGGGCTAAATTTAATCGAAGAACTTGGACTAAAGGATAAAGTTATTTCTAATACAGCCGGTAAATCATTTATTCTTGTCGATGGCAAACTCCACACAATGCCAGAGGGCTCTTTTATGGGAATCCCGACCAAGGTGACTCCGTTTGCTTTTTCTGGTTTATTTTCTCCACTAGGAAAGCTGCGTGCTGCAGGTGATTTTGTCCTACCGAAGGGAAAACCGCAGTCAGACCAATCTCTAGGTAAATTTTTCAGAAGAAGATTAGGAAATGAAGTAGTCGAAAATTTAATTGAGCCGCTTCTAGCAGGTATTTATGCTGGGGATATTGATAATTTAAGCCTAATGTCGTTATTTCCTAACTTTTATCAAATGGAACAGGATTACCGAAGCCTAGTACTTGGATTAAAGAAGACGATGCCGGAACCTCCAAAAACGGCAAAAAAACCAGGAGCCAAAAAAGGGATGTTCATTTCCCTTTCGACGGGCCTTGAAGAAATTGTTGTCCAACTAGAGAAACGATTAGAGGGTTCAATCATGAAAGGAACTGCCGTTGATAAAGTCAAAAAGACTGCAGATGGCTATGAAGTAACCCTCTCTAATGGCACAGTTGAAAAAGCGGATAGTGTGATCATTACGACAGATCATTTCCATGCCCAAAGAATGCTTGCAGAATATTCCTTTATGGATTCATTTAAGCAAATGCCGTCGACATCAGTTGCTAATGTGGCGATCGCATTTCCAAAGTCAGCAATCAAACAGGATATCGATGGATCAGGTTTTGTTGTTTCTCGTAATAGTGATTATCGAATTACCGCATGCACTTGGACCCATAAAAAATGGCCAGGCTCAACACCAGAAGGTATGGCGCTGCTACGTTGCTACGTCGGAAAACCGAAAGATCAAGAAGCGGTAAATCTGTCAGACGAGGAAATTATTAAAATTGTTCTGAAGGACTTAAATAAAACAATGGATATTACCGAAAAACCTCTATTCCATGTTGTGACCAGATGGAAAAAGTCCATGCCACAATATACAGTTGGGCATAAGGAAAGAATGAAGACCGTAAAGGAATCCCTAAGTGAAGAGCTACCAGGCGTCTTCTTAGCGGGTGGTTCGTTTGAAGGTGTAGGTATACCGGATTGTATCGACCAAGGTATTGGCGCGATGAAAAAGGTATTGGATTTTTTATAA
- a CDS encoding rhomboid family intramembrane serine protease: MFSRTENFQQFIRYYPIVSTIILIHILLYLVTLIPIFPSRLIFETLAGVNLYIAEGEYWRFITPIFLHSGFAHMLFNSFSLVLFGPALEKMLGKTKFTLLYLAGGTLANVATYLVNPLSYSHVGSSGAIFALFGFYLAIILFKKHLLSRQNSQIVLTITVIGLVMTFIQPNVNVAAHVFGLISGFLIGSIVYFDKNVKVTIPFSGKFQSTNIRSVKQNLKSLSPGKLIFWGVVLVLAIVGLIGR; encoded by the coding sequence ATGTTCTCTAGAACGGAAAATTTCCAACAATTTATCCGCTATTATCCAATCGTCTCTACTATTATACTCATACACATTTTATTATATCTAGTTACGCTCATCCCAATTTTCCCAAGCAGACTAATCTTTGAAACTTTGGCCGGGGTCAATCTTTATATAGCAGAAGGGGAATATTGGCGATTCATTACCCCCATTTTTTTACACAGCGGATTTGCCCATATGTTATTTAATAGCTTTTCCCTAGTACTCTTTGGACCAGCCTTAGAGAAAATGCTTGGAAAAACAAAATTCACTCTTCTATATCTTGCTGGAGGAACTTTAGCTAATGTCGCGACATATCTAGTTAATCCTTTATCTTATTCGCATGTAGGATCAAGTGGCGCCATTTTTGCCTTGTTCGGCTTTTACCTCGCCATCATCTTGTTTAAAAAGCACTTATTATCACGCCAGAACTCGCAAATCGTCTTAACCATTACCGTCATTGGGCTAGTGATGACTTTTATTCAACCAAACGTAAACGTTGCTGCACATGTATTTGGCCTGATTTCGGGCTTTTTAATTGGTAGTATCGTATATTTTGATAAAAATGTAAAAGTTACTATACCGTTTTCTGGAAAATTCCAATCAACTAATATTCGCTCGGTCAAACAAAACCTAAAGTCCTTGTCCCCGGGAAAATTAATCTTTTGGGGAGTAGTCCTCGTCCTTGCCATCGTTGGCTTAATCGGTCGTTAA
- a CDS encoding D-alanine--D-alanine ligase, translating to MKTRLGLLYGGKSAEHKVSMRTAMAVIKALDLSKFDIFPIYITVKGQWVKGPQLFAPVEDVEALEFAPPVGMPSDSLVPNLFQVETEGNQQTLDVIFPLLHGPNGEDGTVQGLLELLNLPYVGNGVLASSAGMDKVIMKNVFAQAGLTQVDYVWFIRSEWQNAEDATYEKVESEIGYPCFVKPANLGSSVGISKCVNRVELEKAFQEAFQFDRKIIIEQGVVAREIEIAVLGNDEPECSVAGEIVPKTDFYDYQAKYEDGNTGLIIPAVITESEYQEMNKLAIRAFKSLDCAGLVRADFFLTKEGKWLINEVNTMPGFTPVSMFPLLWKETGIEYPQLIERLVNLALERHGEKQQIKYTF from the coding sequence ATGAAAACGAGACTGGGTTTATTATACGGTGGGAAATCTGCAGAACATAAAGTGTCCATGAGAACAGCTATGGCTGTTATAAAAGCTCTTGATCTAAGCAAATTCGATATTTTTCCTATATACATAACAGTGAAGGGACAATGGGTAAAGGGCCCACAGCTATTCGCACCAGTTGAAGATGTTGAAGCTCTTGAATTCGCTCCGCCTGTGGGAATGCCTTCAGATAGTTTAGTGCCAAACCTGTTTCAAGTTGAAACAGAGGGGAACCAACAAACATTGGATGTTATTTTTCCATTGCTTCATGGACCGAATGGAGAAGATGGAACGGTTCAAGGGCTGTTGGAACTTCTGAATTTACCATATGTCGGTAATGGCGTGCTAGCTTCATCAGCTGGAATGGATAAGGTCATTATGAAAAATGTGTTTGCGCAAGCCGGCCTCACACAGGTGGATTATGTTTGGTTTATTCGTAGTGAATGGCAAAATGCTGAAGATGCAACCTATGAAAAGGTTGAAAGTGAAATAGGATATCCTTGCTTTGTTAAGCCTGCTAATCTAGGCTCAAGTGTAGGAATCAGTAAATGTGTAAACCGCGTTGAGCTTGAAAAGGCGTTTCAAGAGGCTTTTCAATTCGATCGGAAAATTATCATTGAACAAGGTGTAGTGGCACGAGAAATTGAAATTGCCGTGCTTGGAAATGATGAACCAGAATGCTCTGTTGCAGGAGAAATTGTTCCAAAAACCGATTTTTACGATTATCAAGCAAAATATGAGGATGGGAATACAGGCTTAATCATACCTGCTGTTATCACTGAGTCTGAATATCAAGAAATGAATAAACTAGCGATTAGAGCTTTCAAATCGCTTGATTGTGCAGGACTCGTTCGGGCTGACTTTTTCCTTACTAAAGAAGGGAAATGGTTAATTAATGAAGTCAATACAATGCCTGGCTTTACACCGGTTAGTATGTTTCCGTTGCTTTGGAAGGAAACGGGAATTGAGTATCCTCAGTTAATTGAACGGTTAGTAAATCTAGCATTAGAGCGACATGGTGAAAAACAACAAATCAAATATACATTTTAG
- the uvsE gene encoding UV DNA damage repair endonuclease UvsE: MTIIRLGYVAMSVQLQNCSPSQTMTFKQFSATKDREAAIRKLERIAVKNLDNCLRLLKHNVSHDIHFFRLSSRLVPLANHEELADWNYMTALSDPLTKIAEYLKLYPMRVDFHPDHFVVLNSSKSDILNTSIKTLAMHEALLKEMEIDSEHRCVLHVGGAYHDKEKALEQFIHNWGFISQSLQKMIILENDDTSFTLGDTLYLCEKLGIPLVFDYHHHLANHQEPLWENDWDRVVNTWSHSKLPLKMHISSPRSKQDFRAHADYVDPELFFSFLKKVNDSVPEIHCMIEAKEKDQALFQLAKQLSDWESVEQIDQTSFLLK; the protein is encoded by the coding sequence ATGACAATCATCCGCTTGGGGTATGTTGCAATGAGTGTTCAACTGCAAAACTGTTCACCATCTCAAACGATGACATTTAAACAGTTTTCTGCAACAAAGGATCGAGAGGCAGCGATTAGAAAGCTGGAACGAATTGCCGTGAAAAATTTAGATAATTGCCTACGTTTATTAAAGCACAATGTCAGCCATGACATTCATTTTTTCCGTTTAAGCTCAAGGCTTGTTCCTCTTGCCAATCATGAGGAATTAGCCGATTGGAACTATATGACGGCCTTATCAGATCCACTCACTAAAATCGCGGAATATCTTAAGCTTTACCCAATGCGTGTTGACTTCCATCCCGACCATTTTGTCGTCTTAAACTCATCAAAATCAGACATCCTAAATACATCTATTAAAACACTTGCCATGCACGAAGCGCTACTCAAAGAAATGGAAATTGATTCTGAGCACCGTTGCGTCCTCCATGTAGGCGGAGCTTATCATGATAAGGAGAAGGCATTGGAACAGTTTATTCATAATTGGGGCTTTATTTCACAATCGCTCCAAAAGATGATCATACTTGAAAATGATGATACCTCCTTTACCCTGGGAGACACTCTATACCTATGTGAAAAATTAGGTATTCCGCTCGTGTTCGATTACCATCACCATTTAGCTAATCATCAGGAACCGTTGTGGGAAAACGACTGGGACCGTGTGGTTAATACGTGGAGTCATTCAAAGCTGCCACTTAAAATGCATATTTCCAGTCCAAGATCGAAACAGGATTTTCGTGCGCATGCCGATTATGTTGACCCTGAGTTGTTTTTTTCCTTTCTAAAAAAGGTAAATGATTCAGTCCCCGAAATTCACTGTATGATTGAGGCTAAGGAAAAGGATCAGGCCTTGTTCCAGTTGGCAAAACAATTAAGCGATTGGGAATCTGTTGAGCAAATTGATCAAACGAGCTTCCTATTAAAATAA